Below is a genomic region from Rana temporaria chromosome 3, aRanTem1.1, whole genome shotgun sequence.
GCATCTTATGGTCAATTCACCTATAGTCCCCATTTTCCATCACATGCCCAAACTCCACAAGAACATAGTTCCGGTACAAGGTAGACCAATAGTGGCAGGTATCGGCTCCCTTTTTGAGCATTTGGGTTATTGGTTAGATCAGTATCTTCAACCATTGGTTGTAAGATTACCTGGCTATATTAAGGATACCACATCAGTACTGGCATCTTTACAGGAAGTAGTGTGGAAAGAGGAGTACCAGTGGCTCACCATGGATGTGaagtcactatgggccagattcacgtagaatcgtggcggcgtaacgtattgtagatacattacaccgccgcaagttttcatcgcaagtgcctgattcacaaagcacttgcgatgaaaactacgccggcagcctccggcgcaaggcgggccaattcaaatgggcgtgtgccatttaaattaggcgcgctcccgcgccggacctactgcgcatgctccgtttcgcaattcccatcgtgctttgcgcaccgtgacgtcattttttcgaacgacgacgcgcgtagcgtacttccgtattcccggatgtgttacgcaaacaacgttaaattttacatttcgacgcgggaacgacggccatactttagacagcaatacgattgctgactaaagttagggcacccaaaacgatgactaaatttgcgacgggaaactagactagcggcgacgtagcgaacgcgaaaacccgtcgtggatcgctgtaactcctaatttgcatacccgacgctggtttacgaagcgaactccccccagcggcggccgtggtactgcatcctaagatccgacagtgtaaaacaattactatacaattctatgaatcagtcgcatagatagaaacagagatacgacggcgtatcccctttgtgaatctggccctatattcctgtACTCCACACAATTTTGCAATCAAAGCCATTGAACATCACTTCACATGCTACAGCACTTACGACACCGATTTGTTCATAATTATGTCAGTTGAATTTCTGCTCAGCCGTAATTATTTCATGTTCGATCGGGTCTTTTATCTACAATGTAGGGGAGCCTCGATGGGGGCCTGTTTTTCACCACCCCTGGTGAACCTGTATATGGGCTGGTGGGAGGAGAGTTTTCTCTTCTCCCAACACAACCCATGTGCAGGTTCTATAGTTAGTTAAAGTCGCTACATAGACGACCTTCTGATTGTATGGGATGGTTCCCTTGTGGACTGTGTCACCTTTGTATCCTTAGCAAACAAAAATAATCTCAATTTGGAATTCAGTTTTGATAGTCAGAAGGATGCCATAAACTATAAATACTTACCAACTTACCTACTAATACATACTTACCAATACTTTCCATGGATGGAGATTTGGCACCAATACTTAAGTCGCGCAGTAGGTTTCCAAGCCACCGTGCTAAAACGCTAGGAGGCCTTCTGTCCCCAAGTCTGTTTGAGTCACAGCAACACAAAAAAAACTTGGTTGAATACTGTGGGCTCTTACATTTCCGGGAATAACATGCCGTTTTTGTAGTAGACACTCCAGACAACACAAGACAGTAATTTCATGTGCCACAGGACGAGAATTTGCGATCTGGGAATTTATCAACTGTGGCACTAGTAATGTTGTATATGTTGTGGAATGCAATAAATGTAACAAACAATACAGACAAAGTATGAACATAATGGCAATATGGCATCCTTCTCGTGCTCATGTTTGGAAAGAGTTAAACTAtcctcatgtgggggggggggggggcatccactGTGCACTTCTTTTACGTGAAGTTTGGTGGATTTTCCACCTGCAAACAAGGGCACCTTGCGGGAATGAACTATCGCTATGATGTGGACCTTTTTatgaaatatgtttaaaaaagtcCTGGAGCAATGGACATTGTATTATGCCCATTGTTTGTGATACACTTTGAATGTGCACTTCTTTTATGTATAGTCTTTATATTTCACATcaagcaatatattttttttaatctataatTTTTTTCGTTAAAGATTCTCTTTTAGAGCTTTTAATATATGTATTGTATTTTCTCACATATCAAGATAGTCTTTGTATGTTTTGTATCTCAAGTGCTGTATTATAGCTATACTATTTGCTTCTCATTTGTCATCTACACATCTGTTGACAATCTGTAACCAATCACCTGATCTTAATTGATCTCATAATGAGTTACCCAtggtaataaatatatttattttttagttaatATATGAGAATTATGTACAACCAAAGATGTGAATTTTTAGTGATGGCACAATTAATATAGTTTAGAAGAGCAAAAAATTGAAACTTAGTCTTAGATTGTGCTTTAATGAGCTTCACGGTGGGAAGTACacactgaggttgatttactaaaactggagattgcaaaatctgttgcagctctgcatcgaaactaatcagcttccaggttttattgctaaagcttaattgaacatgcAGAAGCTAGAAGTTgtctggctaccatgcacagttgtacCAGATTTTCCACTTTCCGGTTTTAGCAAATCAATCCCGCTTGATTCTTCTCATTGATAGCAACCTGTGTGAATGCTCATGATCCATATTAGGAAAAGTGAAGTCCCAAACATAAGTCTAATAGCATCACAGTCAATTACATTATGGCTTTGCATGTCTATAACCCGCCAGTACTTACATTTCTAAAGTCTATATTTGTATACATTGGCACTAATTGGGATACAAAGTATTATACAGGACTCAGcccagagagaaagggagagagagagagaaggagagcgagAGATTGCAAGAACCGTAATTGTTTACAATTGCGTTCTCAGTTTAACTAATATTGGTTTGATTCAGTTCACAtttttaagaaataaaaatgtgttcataAATAGATATTAAGAGGTTGTaaagtctgaatggacacacagagctgcagctcatcttgggtgtccccatagaaagctgcttgctgtgggggcactcaacaggagggaggtgtCAGGAGCACAGGAGAGGAacgcaagaagaggaggatctggactgctctgtgcaaatccatggAAACAGAGCAGGTtagtaatttttatatatataaaaaaaacaagactttacaatcactttaaaaaacattaataaatcagGTTATGCCTATGTATCCATCTCTGGCAGCAATTGCTTTTTATTTCAGTATGCACAGCTCAAGTATTTATCAGGGAGTTGTTTCCATCTTCCTTTTCATCAACATAACTCCTGGGTGTATTGCATAAGGTTGCAGTTATATCTAAAGGCCACAAGAGGGCAGACTTGTCCTCTGAAGATTTTATTTAGCTACAGAAATATATCTGCTCAAACTagccctgctctctcctccccctggctCAGTGATTCACCCTCCCATCTCTCCTCTCACACACAAAGGACTGCTTCATTAGGGATCCTGAGGATGTTTTTGCTACAGATGGattatttttgctataaaacacataTGAATTTATAAACAACAGGCAGTGTGGATTATAAAACATCTATGATACAGCAAATATCAAGGAAACATTGTAAGATATGGACATCAGAGACTGCTGTCTGTGTTGGAAATGGCAAGTAGCTTTCTCCCTTCTCCTTTGTAGCTGGGGCTGGGTCTCTGGGCAGCTTCGTTATTCTATTGTGGAGGAGTCTGATCCAGGGACATGGGTAGGAAATGTAGCTCAGGATCTGGGCATAAAACGTGCAGAGATTGCTCAGCGCAGATTACATTTGTCATCTGAGAAAAAGCAAAAATATTTTACTGTAAATAAGGAAAATGGAGGTTTGATTGTTAATGACAGGATTGATAGAGAAACCCTATGTGGATCCAGTGTGAGCTGTGTGATGAATTTAGAGATGGTTGCTGAAAATCCATTAGAGCTTTTTAGTCTAGACATAGATATTCAGGATATTAATGATAATTCTCCCACATTTGTATTTAATAATCGCATTATAGAAGTTACAGAGTTCTGGACAAGTCCTGGTGCTAAGTTTTCCTTAGAGATTGCAAAGGATTTGGATGTTGGTATTAATGGTGTTAGTCAGTACATATTAAATACAAATCCTTATTTCTCATTGTCTGTAAAGAATCGCAAGGATGGCACTCTCATCCCTCAGCTGATATTAGAGAAGGTGTTAGATAGGGAGGAGAAACAAGAACACAATCTTATTCTCACTGCTATTGATGGTGGAGAACCGGCTAGATCAGGATCCTGTCACATCACAATAAAAGTGTTAGATATTAATGATAATCCACCAGTCTTTGATCAGCCAGTATATAAACTCAATCTGAAAGAAAATCTCCCTCTCTATACGGTGATATTAACTTTAAATGCTTCAGATCTTGATGAGGGAGCAAATGGTGAAATTTTGTATTATACTGATGAGCACACATCTGAATCTGCCCGAGAAAAATTTTCTTTAAATGAACATGGTCAGATCTGTATTAATGGATCTGTTGATTTTGAAGAAGCAAATTTTTATGAAATTTCCATCAAAGCAGTAGACAAAGGACTTCCTAAACTGGAAGGTGACTGTCTGGTTCATATAGAAGTAGAAGATGTAAATGACAATTATCCTGAGATTTCTTTTGCTTCTATGGCAAATGAGATTCCAGAAAATGCTCCTGTGGGAACTTCTGTGGGATTGATTAATGTAGTAGACaaggattctgggaaaaatggagAGATTCAATTGGAATTATCCCCCAATATTCCATTTAGAATTGGAACTATCAAAAAACATTATTCACTGGTCACTGATGGGATTTTGGATAGAGAAAAAATAGCCCAATACACTATAGAGCTCACAGCTTCAGATTTAGGCTCTCCAGCTCTGTCCAGTAAAATGACTGTTATTCTCAGGGTTTCTGATGTTAATGATAATGCACCAGCATTTACACAATCTACCTATAATGCTTTTATTAAGGAGAACAGTGACCCAGGAATTCTTCTATGTACAGTGTCTGCTACTGATGCAGATGAGGGGGTTAACTCTGATCTGCTGTACTCTATAGTCGAAACCC
It encodes:
- the LOC120932498 gene encoding LOW QUALITY PROTEIN: protocadherin gamma-C5-like (The sequence of the model RefSeq protein was modified relative to this genomic sequence to represent the inferred CDS: deleted 2 bases in 1 codon), which produces MDIRDCCLCWKWQVAFSLLLCSWGWVSGQLRYSIVEESDPGTWVGNVAQDLGIKRAEIAQRRLHLSSEKKQKYFTVNKENGGLIVNDRIDRETLCGSSVSCVMNLEMVAENPLELFSLDIDIQDINDNSPTFVFNNRIIEVTEFWTSPGAKFSLEIAKDLDVGINGVSQYILNTNPYFSLSVKNRKDGTLIPQLILEKVLDREEKQEHNLILTAIDGGEPARSGSCHITIKVLDINDNPPVFDQPVYKLNLKENLPLYTVILTLNASDLDEGANGEILYYTDEHTSESAREKFSLNEHGQICINGSVDFEEANFYEISIKAVDKGLPKLEGDCLVHIEVEDVNDNYPEISFASMANEIPENAPVGTSVGLINVVDKDSGKNGEIQLELSPNIPFRIGTIKKHYSLVTDGILDREKIAQYTIELTASDLGSPALSSKMTVILRVSDVNDNAPAFTQSTYNAFIKENSDPGILLCTVSATDADEGVNSDLLYSIVETQIDGSSVSSFVYINSNTGDIYAQRSFDYEHIQTLQIAIKVEDSGSPKLFSTVPVYIFILDTNDNSPTLLYPEHSEDLIVQERIPKSTSAGYLVTKLTAVDLDSGHNAWLAFNLLEPSSSALVQVSKHTGEVRTVRGFQEIENTEQQFIIYISDHGDPPLFTTVTVLISIADDVAVEKPKSGDFLRNSKPPSDITLYLIVSLVAISLVSLVTFIILLVKCLRKESYDYSSCCYLSGSESKSYLDQYQPALFLNTWNLKIHGGQDGSSRGTRTILPN